In the genome of Flavobacterium panacagri, one region contains:
- a CDS encoding PaaI family thioesterase has product MNYTKEQILARCNEFSKNTLMETLKIEYIDAGEDFLTAKMPVNPSVHQPMGLLHGGASVALAESVGSAASFFFINPKEQEVRGIEISANHLKSIREGYVFGTARIIHKGRSLHLWEIKITDEEGNLVSLCKLTNMVLERKKRE; this is encoded by the coding sequence ATGAATTACACAAAAGAGCAGATTTTAGCGCGCTGCAATGAGTTTTCTAAAAACACATTAATGGAAACGCTGAAAATTGAATATATCGACGCCGGAGAAGATTTTTTAACTGCAAAAATGCCTGTAAACCCAAGCGTTCATCAACCAATGGGATTATTGCACGGTGGCGCCTCTGTAGCTTTGGCAGAAAGTGTAGGGAGTGCGGCTTCTTTCTTTTTTATTAATCCGAAAGAGCAGGAGGTAAGAGGCATCGAAATTTCAGCAAATCATCTGAAAAGTATTCGTGAAGGTTATGTTTTTGGTACAGCCAGAATTATTCATAAAGGAAGAAGCCTTCATTTGTGGGAAATCAAAATTACAGATGAAGAAGGGAATTTGGTTTCGCTTTGCAAATTGACGAATATGGTTTTGGAAAGAAAGAAAAGGGAATAA
- a CDS encoding chorismate-binding protein, producing the protein MNPFFLKIKNHKEQNLPFVLYSKPNSANLVGILQQNNDLNTVSDYSEKGFVFASFDEKQLILIPENESEIITSEKEPTSFEPIEIDDLSFDPEAKFQYEYLVAQGIQAIKNEEFKKVVLSRSEEVLLAEFDFIETFQHLVQLYPATFCYCFFHPKVGFWMGATPEKLLKANGNVFETMALAGTQKDNQQTEIVWEQKEKDEQQFVTDFIVKRLREFAASVVVSEPYSLKAGSIWHIKTDISGVLKENSTLEEVIDTLHPTPAVCGLPKKKAKAFIIENENYNRTFYSGFLGELNSSFAGNNSSSDLFVNLRSIQIQENKAILYMGCGITKESIPEKEWEESVNKSMTMKRVLRKEKRE; encoded by the coding sequence ATGAATCCATTTTTCTTAAAAATTAAAAATCATAAAGAACAAAATTTACCTTTTGTACTTTATTCAAAACCCAACTCCGCTAATCTAGTTGGAATTTTACAACAGAATAATGATTTAAATACTGTTTCAGATTACAGTGAAAAAGGGTTTGTTTTTGCTTCCTTTGATGAAAAACAGCTGATTCTAATTCCTGAAAATGAATCTGAAATTATTACTTCAGAAAAAGAACCGACTTCATTTGAACCAATCGAAATTGACGATTTGAGTTTTGATCCTGAAGCTAAATTCCAATACGAATATTTAGTCGCTCAGGGAATTCAGGCAATTAAAAACGAGGAATTTAAAAAAGTGGTTTTATCGAGAAGTGAAGAAGTGCTTCTGGCCGAATTTGATTTTATTGAAACTTTCCAGCATTTGGTTCAATTATATCCTGCGACATTCTGTTATTGTTTTTTTCATCCAAAAGTTGGATTTTGGATGGGAGCAACACCTGAAAAACTTTTAAAAGCAAATGGAAATGTTTTTGAAACCATGGCTTTGGCGGGAACACAGAAAGATAATCAGCAAACTGAAATTGTCTGGGAGCAGAAAGAAAAAGACGAACAGCAGTTTGTAACCGATTTTATCGTAAAAAGGCTTCGCGAGTTTGCAGCATCGGTTGTAGTTTCTGAGCCTTATAGTTTAAAAGCAGGTTCCATCTGGCATATTAAAACCGATATTTCGGGAGTTTTAAAAGAGAATTCGACTTTGGAAGAAGTAATTGATACACTTCATCCAACGCCGGCGGTCTGCGGTTTGCCAAAGAAAAAAGCAAAAGCATTTATTATAGAAAACGAAAATTACAACCGTACTTTTTACAGTGGTTTCTTGGGAGAATTAAACAGCAGTTTTGCAGGAAACAATTCAAGTTCTGATTTATTCGTAAATTTACGAAGCATACAGATTCAGGAAAATAAAGCCATTTTATATATGGGATGCGGTATCACAAAAGAAAGCATTCCTGAAAAAGAATGGGAAGAAAGCGTCAATAAATCGATGACGATGAAAAGAGTTTTGAGAAAAGAAAAAAGAGAATAG
- the bshB1 gene encoding bacillithiol biosynthesis deacetylase BshB1 has protein sequence MKLDILAFGAHPDDVELGCAGTILKEVSLGKKVGIVDLTRGELGTRGTAETRDQEAKDAAKILGVEVRENLAMRDGFFVNDEKHQLEVIKMIRKYKPEIVLCNAIDDRHIDHGKGSKLVSDACFLSGLMKIETSIDGEKQEAWRPKVVYHYIQWKNITPDFVVDITGFEKKKVEAISAYKTQFYDPNSKEPATPITSKNFFESLNYRAQDLGRLVGKDFAEGFTVERCLAVNSLENLI, from the coding sequence ATGAAACTAGACATATTAGCCTTTGGCGCACATCCAGACGATGTAGAATTGGGGTGCGCGGGAACCATTTTAAAAGAAGTATCACTTGGGAAAAAAGTAGGAATAGTTGATTTAACGCGTGGCGAATTAGGAACGCGCGGAACAGCTGAAACTAGAGATCAAGAAGCAAAAGATGCTGCAAAGATTTTAGGAGTTGAAGTACGCGAGAATTTGGCAATGCGTGATGGATTTTTTGTGAATGACGAGAAACATCAATTAGAAGTCATAAAAATGATTCGCAAGTACAAGCCAGAAATCGTATTGTGCAACGCGATCGATGATCGCCATATTGATCACGGAAAAGGAAGCAAATTAGTTTCGGATGCTTGCTTTTTATCTGGTTTGATGAAAATCGAAACTTCAATTGATGGCGAGAAACAAGAAGCTTGGAGGCCGAAAGTAGTGTATCATTATATTCAGTGGAAAAATATTACTCCAGATTTCGTCGTAGACATAACAGGATTTGAAAAAAAGAAAGTAGAAGCAATTTCGGCCTATAAGACCCAATTTTATGATCCAAATTCAAAAGAACCTGCTACGCCAATTACCAGTAAAAACTTCTTTGAAAGTTTAAATTATCGTGCGCAGGACTTAGGAAGGCTGGTTGGGAAAGATTTTGCCGAAGGATTTACTGTTGAAAGATGTTTGGCAGTCAATAGTTTAGAAAATTTGATTTAA
- the purL gene encoding phosphoribosylformylglycinamidine synthase, giving the protein MIHFFENQSKTVFAVQTQNEISAQDISKLNWLFADANKIEKSALPGFFVGPRATMITPWSTNAVEITQNMGISGIIRIEEFHPATEDFTDFDPMLSQKFNELDQEIFTINIQPEPILEIDDIAAYNKVEGLALSEEEVDYLNNLSTKLGRKLTDSEIFAFSQANSEHCRHKIFNGTFVIDGEEKETSLFKLIKKTSQENPNDIVSAYKDNVAFVKGPKVQQFAPKSADKPDFYEIKEFDSVISLKAETHNFPTTVEPFNGAATGSGGEIRDRLAGGQGSLPLAGTAVYMTSYSRLKEDRKWENALEARKWLYQTPMDILIKASNGASDFGNKFGQPLITGSVLTFEHSENDRKIGYDKVIMQAGGIGYGKLDQSIKKKPQEGDKIVILGGENYRIGMGGAAVSSADTGAFGSGIELNAIQRSNPEMQKRAANAIRGLVESDNNPIVSIHDHGAGGHLNCLSELVEETGGLIDLDKLPVGDPTLSAKEIIGNESQERMGLVIGQKDIDTLQRIADRERSPMYQVGDVTGDHRFTFESKSNGSKPMDYALEDFFGSSPKTVMTDKTIDRKYAAIAYAANDFESYLKDVLRLEAVASKDWLTNKVDRCVGGKVAKQQNAGPLQLPLNNVGVMALDYLGKEGIATSIGHAPIAALIDPVAGSRNAIAESLSNIVWAPIKDGLKGISLSANWMWACKNEGEDARLYAAVEGCSEFAIELGINIPTGKDSLSMKQKYPNDEVIAPGTVIISAGGNCTDIRKVVEPVLQKNGDSIYYINLSQDDFKLGGSSFAQIRNTIGNETSTIKDASFFKNAFNTIQELIGESQILAGHDIGSGGLITTLLELCFADVNLGAKIDFSAFAEKDLLKILFAENIGIVFQAKSDAVVEAKLNANNIEFFKIGSVQNTATLEIGDYKLDIPTYRDVWFETSYLLDQKQSKNGTAKARFENYKNQVLNYTFPAHFTGKKPEIDNSKPRPKAAIIREKGSNSEREMANAMYLAGFDVKDVHMTDLISGRETLEDIQFIGAVGGFSNSDVLGSAKGWAGAFLYNEKAKTTLDNFFKREDTLSVGICNGCQLFMELEVINPEHEVHGKMHHNESNKHESIFTSVTVQENNSVMLSTLAGSTLGVWVSHGEGKFKLPYAEDQYNIVSKYAYEGYPANPNGSDYNTAMMCDKTGRHLVMMPHIERSTFQWNWAHYPKDRNDEVTPWHEAFVNARKWIEKN; this is encoded by the coding sequence ATGATCCATTTCTTTGAAAACCAAAGCAAAACTGTTTTTGCCGTACAAACGCAAAACGAAATTTCAGCTCAAGACATTTCAAAATTAAACTGGCTTTTTGCCGACGCGAATAAGATCGAGAAATCTGCATTGCCAGGTTTTTTTGTTGGACCACGCGCAACTATGATTACACCTTGGAGTACAAATGCTGTAGAAATTACTCAAAACATGGGAATTTCTGGCATTATCAGAATCGAGGAATTTCATCCTGCAACGGAGGATTTTACTGATTTTGATCCAATGCTTTCTCAAAAATTCAACGAATTAGATCAAGAAATCTTCACTATTAACATTCAGCCAGAACCAATTCTGGAAATTGATGATATTGCTGCTTACAACAAAGTTGAAGGTTTAGCTTTAAGCGAAGAAGAAGTTGATTACTTAAACAATCTTTCGACTAAACTTGGAAGAAAATTAACTGATTCTGAGATTTTCGCTTTCTCACAAGCAAACTCAGAACACTGCCGTCACAAAATCTTCAACGGAACTTTTGTTATTGACGGTGAAGAAAAAGAAACTTCTCTTTTCAAATTAATCAAAAAAACATCTCAGGAAAATCCTAACGATATTGTGTCGGCTTACAAAGACAACGTTGCTTTTGTAAAAGGACCAAAAGTGCAGCAATTTGCACCAAAATCGGCAGACAAACCTGATTTTTACGAAATAAAAGAATTCGATTCGGTTATCTCATTAAAAGCCGAAACACACAATTTCCCAACAACAGTTGAGCCATTCAACGGAGCTGCAACAGGTTCTGGAGGAGAAATTCGTGACCGTTTAGCTGGAGGTCAAGGTTCTTTGCCATTAGCAGGAACTGCAGTTTACATGACTTCATATTCTCGCTTGAAAGAAGATAGAAAATGGGAAAATGCTCTTGAAGCAAGAAAATGGTTGTACCAAACACCAATGGATATTTTGATCAAAGCTTCAAACGGAGCTTCTGATTTCGGAAATAAATTTGGTCAGCCGTTAATTACAGGTTCAGTTTTAACTTTCGAACATTCAGAAAACGACCGCAAAATTGGTTACGATAAAGTGATCATGCAAGCGGGAGGAATTGGATACGGAAAACTAGATCAATCCATTAAAAAGAAACCACAAGAAGGCGATAAAATCGTAATTCTTGGTGGAGAAAATTATAGAATCGGAATGGGTGGTGCTGCAGTTTCTTCTGCAGATACTGGAGCTTTCGGTTCAGGAATTGAGTTAAATGCGATTCAGCGTTCCAATCCTGAAATGCAAAAACGTGCTGCAAACGCGATTCGCGGTTTAGTTGAAAGTGACAATAATCCAATTGTTTCTATTCACGATCACGGAGCTGGAGGACACTTAAACTGTCTTTCTGAATTGGTGGAAGAAACTGGAGGTTTGATCGATTTAGATAAATTACCAGTTGGAGACCCTACTCTTTCTGCAAAAGAAATTATTGGTAACGAATCTCAGGAAAGAATGGGATTGGTTATTGGTCAAAAAGATATTGATACTTTGCAAAGAATTGCTGATAGAGAGCGTTCGCCAATGTATCAGGTTGGAGATGTAACGGGAGATCACCGTTTTACATTCGAATCAAAATCAAATGGTTCAAAACCGATGGATTATGCTTTAGAAGATTTCTTCGGAAGTTCTCCAAAAACGGTTATGACAGACAAAACGATTGATAGAAAATATGCTGCTATTGCTTATGCAGCAAATGACTTCGAAAGCTATTTAAAAGACGTTTTACGTTTAGAAGCTGTTGCTTCAAAAGACTGGTTGACAAACAAAGTGGACCGTTGTGTTGGAGGAAAAGTGGCTAAACAGCAAAATGCAGGTCCGTTACAATTGCCTTTGAATAATGTCGGCGTTATGGCTTTGGATTATTTAGGGAAAGAAGGTATTGCAACTTCTATCGGACACGCTCCTATTGCTGCTTTGATTGATCCAGTTGCTGGGTCTAGAAATGCGATCGCCGAATCATTATCAAACATTGTTTGGGCTCCGATTAAAGATGGTTTAAAAGGTATTTCATTATCTGCCAACTGGATGTGGGCTTGTAAAAACGAAGGTGAAGACGCTCGTTTATACGCTGCTGTTGAAGGTTGTTCAGAATTTGCAATCGAATTGGGAATCAATATTCCGACAGGAAAAGATTCACTTTCGATGAAACAAAAATATCCAAACGACGAAGTAATCGCACCGGGAACGGTTATTATTTCGGCTGGAGGAAACTGTACTGATATTAGAAAAGTAGTTGAACCAGTTTTACAGAAAAACGGAGATTCTATTTATTATATCAATTTGTCTCAAGATGATTTCAAATTGGGAGGTTCTTCTTTTGCACAAATCAGAAACACAATAGGAAACGAAACATCTACAATTAAAGATGCTTCTTTCTTCAAAAATGCATTTAATACCATTCAGGAATTAATCGGAGAAAGCCAAATTTTAGCAGGTCACGATATCGGAAGTGGTGGTTTAATTACAACTTTATTAGAATTGTGTTTTGCTGATGTGAATCTTGGAGCAAAAATTGATTTCAGCGCTTTCGCGGAAAAAGACTTATTGAAAATCCTTTTCGCTGAAAACATCGGAATCGTTTTCCAAGCAAAATCTGATGCAGTTGTTGAAGCGAAATTAAATGCAAACAACATCGAATTCTTCAAAATTGGTTCAGTTCAAAATACTGCAACTTTAGAAATTGGAGATTACAAATTAGATATTCCAACTTACAGAGACGTTTGGTTTGAAACTTCTTATTTATTAGATCAAAAACAATCTAAAAACGGAACAGCAAAAGCTCGTTTTGAAAACTATAAAAATCAGGTTTTAAATTATACTTTCCCTGCACATTTTACAGGAAAAAAACCAGAAATCGATAATTCTAAACCAAGACCAAAAGCGGCTATTATTCGTGAAAAAGGAAGTAATTCTGAGCGTGAAATGGCAAATGCAATGTACTTGGCTGGATTTGATGTAAAAGATGTTCACATGACAGATTTAATTTCTGGACGTGAAACTTTAGAAGATATTCAGTTTATTGGTGCTGTTGGTGGATTCTCTAACTCTGACGTTTTAGGTTCTGCTAAAGGCTGGGCTGGAGCTTTCTTGTACAACGAGAAAGCAAAAACAACTTTAGATAATTTCTTCAAAAGAGAAGATACACTTTCTGTTGGAATCTGTAACGGATGCCAGTTGTTTATGGAATTGGAAGTGATTAATCCAGAACACGAAGTTCACGGAAAAATGCACCATAACGAAAGTAATAAACACGAAAGTATCTTTACTTCTGTAACAGTTCAAGAAAACAACTCTGTGATGTTGTCTACTTTAGCAGGAAGTACTTTAGGAGTTTGGGTTTCTCACGGAGAAGGTAAATTCAAATTGCCTTATGCAGAAGACCAATACAACATTGTTTCTAAATATGCTTACGAAGGTTATCCTGCAAACCCTAATGGTTCTGATTACAACACAGCAATGATGTGTGACAAAACAGGAAGACATTTGGTTATGATGCCTCATATTGAGCGTTCGACTTTCCAATGGAACTGGGCGCATTATCCAAAAGACAGAAATGACGAGGTTACGCCTTGGCACGAAGCTTTTGTCAATGCCAGAAAATGGATTGAGAAAAACTAA